A segment of the Leptospira barantonii genome:
AATCATCCACGCTTAAAACGGGGTATTTCCCGTTTTCTGATAAGATTTTTGCGAGTGTGCTTTTTCCGGCTCCCGGAAGTCCTCGGATCAGGATGATGGACTTGGCTTGGTCTGCGTTCATTTCTTTTACTTTACAAATACGTTGAATCTGTTTAGCCTATAGGAAACATCCAGCAGGAAATTCTTCGCTTGTTGTAAAGCGGGGACAAAAGAGGTTTAGGAGAAGAATGAAATATTTAGAAACGGAACAAGTCATTCCTTCCAAGGGAATGTCTTATACAATGTACGAAGTGGAAGGCGAGGATCAGATCCAAAAGATGATGACTTACATTCCCAACACGGACGAAATTCATATCTATCCGAAACCTCCGGTCAAAAAATTGTATAAACCGGAACTTTGTAAGGTAATCGATGAAGTCGTTTTTTCGGAACTTTGGAAATTGGGAGAAGAAAGAAAAGCGGCTAAGTAAAAAGGAAGTGAGTTCTGGCCTCGGAGAGAATCGAACTCCCGACACAAGGATTTTCAGTCCTCTGCTCTACCGACTGAGCTACAAGGCCGAACTCATGGACAGCATAGAAAAACAGTCCTCACTGTCAACGAAAAAGATCGGAAACTCCTCATTCTCCCCGGACGCTTTCCGGGAGAGGTAAAATGTCTTCCTCTTCCAAAATCTGCGACCCGAGCCTTCGTGAAGAAGAAAGAATGAAGATGGTCGATTCTCAAATTGTTTCTCGCGGGATACGAAATAAGGAAATTCTTTCAGCGATGCGTTCGATTCCAAGAGAATGTTTCACGCTCGCTTCTCATTCTTCTCAAGCTTACGAAGACAAACCTTTGCCCATCGGTTTTCATCAAACGATTTCGCAACCTTTTATGGTCGCTTGGATGTCTCTGCTTCTCGAGGTTCGGAAGGGAGATCGGATTTTTGAAATCGGAACCGGCTTCGGTTATCAAAGTGCGGTTTTGATTTTTTTAGGGGCGAAACTTTTTTCGGTAGAGTTCTTCGATTCTTTGCATAAGTCTGCGGTTGAGAATTTGGAACGTTGGAATTCGGGTTGTACGAGTTCGAATCGTTTCGTGAGTGGAAGCGCTCCTCAGGTTCTCGGTCCCGATCTTCAATTTGATAAAATGATTTCTTGCGCGGCTCTTCCCGATCTTCCGAGTGTGGGGAGTTCCTACTTTCAATCCTTGGTTCCCGGTGGGATTTTTATTTTTCCTTTGGGGCAAGAAGAACAGTTTTTGATGATTGGAAGAAGAACCTTGAACGGTTGGTCCTTTGCGTCGAAGGGTGCGGTGAAGTTCGTTCCTTTGTTGTAGTCGGAATGCTTGGTAGGGAGTTCCTACGATTTTTCGTGTTATGTCGGCCCCCACCCGAATTTGGGCGGTGGTGGTGGGCTTTGTGGGAGAATTGCGGAGGATTTTCTATATCAAAAAAACAGCATGAAGTCAAGTCGAATCGTGTTGTAGGAACTCCTACAGAAATTTCAAAGTTCGTTCAAAAGAATTTGATATCTTTCAACTTCTCTTTCTAAGGCTTCGGCCTGTTTGCGGTAACGATCGGACTGAGATTTGCTCGCCAAAAACTTTCCTCCAGTAGAACGTCTGGAGAGCTCCCGCAATTCTTCCGCTCTCGCGGCTTTTTGTGCAGAAACGGCGCGTAGATAATTGGCAACCGCAGTCTTTTGTTCTTTGGTTACCGCACTTTCGATCAAAGCTTTTTCCATCAGTCTTTGTTCCGTCTCTTCGGAGATCGCAAAGTTAGAATTCGAAACAAGAAAAAAAGCCAAAAGGAATAGGGATGTTAAGATGCTTCGTGATTTCATAAATAGCCTATGGCCTTCTATCATTTAGACGCCATGGTTTTAAAGGGGGTTCTTTCTGAATCGTTCTTTTTGTTTCATTGGAGCGTTTTAGATCTTAGGTTTTAAAGGTATAAGGTGAAATCGTTATCTTTCTTTTCTTCAGGCTTGTGTTTGATTTGAAGAAAGGAGAATTTTCGCTTTTTGAAAGCGCGCACAGAGTTCCCGCACGAAACGAACGATTCTCAGTTGACGGAACTCCGTATTCCAAATCGGATCTTTTACTGCCTTTATTCTAAAATCCTCGAACGCTCTTTTGTCGCACTTGAATGCTCGCGGGCGCGACGTTTTTTGGACTTGGACGAGAATGTATTCGATTTAGAATATTCTATAAATTGAATGTAGTTCGACGAAATTCCGGTTTGCATTTTGGGTTTTAGTTTTTTTCGAAACGACGTAGTTTGCGGGTTTTCAATTCCCGTTTTTGCTTCAATTCTTTCTTCTCTTAACAAACAGGATTCGGTAAAAAAGGGTTTTGGCTTGTTTCCTTAGATTTTAGGGATGTGGATAAATTTCTTATTTACAGTCCTTTTCAGGGTTTGATTCTCCTTTAGAGCGTTTTCCGAACGTCGTTTTCCACCCGGAAAAGCTCCCATTCCCGATACGAACGGATAAAAGAAGAGATAAATATGGATCTATTGAACCCCAAAAAAACGGAATTCAAACATCTGGATGAAAAATCCAGAAACATCATGAAGCGGACGATCGCCTTTTTTGAAAAGAAAGGAAAGAATAAACTGAAAGAAGACGATCGCAATCAGGCTTGGTACGGCGACTTTCTCGAGTTTCAAAAACAGGAAAAGGTTTTCGCGACTCTGATGACTCCCGCGGGTTACGGCGAAAGCGATTCTCGATGGGATACGACTCGTATCTGCGACTTCAACGAGGTCGCCGGTTTTTACGGTCTTTGTTATTGGTATACTTGGCAGGTTACCATGCTCGGACTCGGTCCGATCTGGAACAGTAAGAACGAAGAGATCAAACATAAAACCGCAAAACTTCTTCAGGAAGGAGAAATCTTCGCGTTCGGTCTTTCCGAAAAAGAACACGGAGCCGATTTGATTTCCAGCGATATGTCCTTGGAGAATAAAGGCAACGGCGATTACATCGCAAACGGAAGAAAATATTATATCGGAAATTCGAACAAGGCCGCGATCGTTTCCACGTTCGGTAAGATGAAAGATACCGGTAACTACGTTTTCTTCGCGGTCAACTCCGGTCATAAGAATTACGAACTCGTTCAAAACGTGGTTAACTCCCAAAGTTACGTGGGAGAATACGCGTTGAAGGAATATCCGATTCAGGAAAAGGACATTCTTTCCAAAGACAGAGAGGCTTGGGACGCTTCTTTGAGTACGATCGCCGTTTGTAAATACAACTTAGGTTGGGCTTCCATCGGAATCTGCACTCATTCTTTTTACGAGGCCCTCAATCACGCTTCCAAAAGAAAACTTTTCAATCGTTACGTGACCGACTTCTCCCAAATCAAACAGATGTTCGTCGACGCGTATTGCAGACTTTTTTCGATGAAACTTTTCGCCGCAAGAGCGAAGGATTATATGAGATCCGCGTCCGCGACCGACAGACGTTATCTTCTCTTCAATCCTATGGTTAAGATGAAGGTTACGATGCAGGGAGAAGAGGTGATCAATCTTCTTTGGGACGTGATCGCCGCGAAAGGTTTCGAAAAGAATATGTATTTCGAAATGGCGGCGAAAGATATCAGAGGTCTTCCTAAACTCGAAGGAACCGCTCACGTAAACATGGCCTTGATCATCAAGTTCATGAACAACTATTTCTTCGAATCGAATTCTTCCCTTCCGGTGATTCCGAAGATCGACGAATTTAAAAACGACGACTTCCTTTTCAACCAAGGAACAACTTCGAAAGGTTTCGAAAAGATCACCTTTCACGATTACAATAAAGTCTACGCGAGCGTGGATCTTCCGAACGTGAAAATCTTCAGAAAGCAGATCGAAGTATTGAAGGACTTTTTGAAATCCACCCCACCCGATTCTAAACAATCCAAGGATTTGGATTTTATGCTGATTCTCGGAGAATTGTTCGCGTTAGTCGCTTATGGACAGCTTTTGATTGAGAACGCGGCGATCGAAAAAGTGGAAGACGATCTTCTCGATCAGATTTTCGATTTTATGGTGAGGGATTTTTCCAAATACGCGCTTCAGCTTTATTCAAAAAGAAGCAGTACGAAAGAACAGATGGAAAAATGTCTTTCTATGATTTATAAACCGGTGGAGAACGAGGAACTTTTCAATCGCATCTGCGCTAAGGTTTATTCTTACAAAGACGCCTACGAAATGGCTCCCTAAAACGCGGAGAAATTTGTAGGAACTACCACAAACTTACCTCAGGACTTCGGCGGAGCTCCGTTGAAGTCCGCTGATCTCGAAAGAATCTGCAGAATTTCGCGGAAAATTCGCAGAGTTCCCGCGTTTTCTACATTTGAATCAAAGCTCGTGTTTGTAACCGGCGCGAAAAACCTGACCACCGACTTGAATCGGATACGCGGGAGTAGGGGATAGATTCAGAACGGTTCCCAAGGATTGACTTGTGGTCGAATCCATCTTGGACGCGAATACGGTTTCCACTTCCAAAAACACGTGACCCTTATCCGTGATTCTCGCCTGAGTTCCGATCAACCAGTGGGGAGAAAAACCCGAAATTCTAAACTGTGTATTCTCGCGAACGGAAGGAGGATCGGGTCCGTCCTTTAAAAGATCCCGAACCAATGCCAATTGAGGAACGCTCGGAACAAGAGCATCTAACGTGTCGTTGATCGTCTTGGAATCGTTTCTTCCGCGGATTCCCCAGCCGCCCGTATAATAATTCAAACCGGCGCCCATATAAATCGAAGTGTCTTCGGTGACGTTGATTTTGATTCCGATCGTCGCCGGAATGATGATCGATTGAAAGTTCCAATTCGCGTCGATAAAACGATAACCGATAAAGCTGGCCTTTGTGATTCCACCCGCGATTTTCTGCGTGTAGTTTGCGGAGATTCTCCAGAAAAAATACTTCGCGAAATCCTTT
Coding sequences within it:
- a CDS encoding protein-L-isoaspartate O-methyltransferase family protein; its protein translation is MSSSSKICDPSLREEERMKMVDSQIVSRGIRNKEILSAMRSIPRECFTLASHSSQAYEDKPLPIGFHQTISQPFMVAWMSLLLEVRKGDRIFEIGTGFGYQSAVLIFLGAKLFSVEFFDSLHKSAVENLERWNSGCTSSNRFVSGSAPQVLGPDLQFDKMISCAALPDLPSVGSSYFQSLVPGGIFIFPLGQEEQFLMIGRRTLNGWSFASKGAVKFVPLL
- a CDS encoding acyl-CoA dehydrogenase family protein, encoding MDLLNPKKTEFKHLDEKSRNIMKRTIAFFEKKGKNKLKEDDRNQAWYGDFLEFQKQEKVFATLMTPAGYGESDSRWDTTRICDFNEVAGFYGLCYWYTWQVTMLGLGPIWNSKNEEIKHKTAKLLQEGEIFAFGLSEKEHGADLISSDMSLENKGNGDYIANGRKYYIGNSNKAAIVSTFGKMKDTGNYVFFAVNSGHKNYELVQNVVNSQSYVGEYALKEYPIQEKDILSKDREAWDASLSTIAVCKYNLGWASIGICTHSFYEALNHASKRKLFNRYVTDFSQIKQMFVDAYCRLFSMKLFAARAKDYMRSASATDRRYLLFNPMVKMKVTMQGEEVINLLWDVIAAKGFEKNMYFEMAAKDIRGLPKLEGTAHVNMALIIKFMNNYFFESNSSLPVIPKIDEFKNDDFLFNQGTTSKGFEKITFHDYNKVYASVDLPNVKIFRKQIEVLKDFLKSTPPDSKQSKDLDFMLILGELFALVAYGQLLIENAAIEKVEDDLLDQIFDFMVRDFSKYALQLYSKRSSTKEQMEKCLSMIYKPVENEELFNRICAKVYSYKDAYEMAP
- a CDS encoding porin OmpL1, whose product is MIRKASSWKTILLLSLFFLCKNVSAKSYFVTGLGLQFDLGNMGEVITKDGINSAQYYPVQSSNPCDATKAGCNSSGTVNGVALRRLVVPENRLLTIERTTGGVFQVESAQGAMVGGSIMAGFEKDFAKYFFWRISANYTQKIAGGITKASFIGYRFIDANWNFQSIIIPATIGIKINVTEDTSIYMGAGLNYYTGGWGIRGRNDSKTINDTLDALVPSVPQLALVRDLLKDGPDPPSVRENTQFRISGFSPHWLIGTQARITDKGHVFLEVETVFASKMDSTTSQSLGTVLNLSPTPAYPIQVGGQVFRAGYKHEL
- a CDS encoding LIC10421/LIC12816 family protein; protein product: MKSRSILTSLFLLAFFLVSNSNFAISEETEQRLMEKALIESAVTKEQKTAVANYLRAVSAQKAARAEELRELSRRSTGGKFLASKSQSDRYRKQAEALEREVERYQILLNEL